The proteins below are encoded in one region of Epinephelus lanceolatus isolate andai-2023 chromosome 7, ASM4190304v1, whole genome shotgun sequence:
- the clcf1 gene encoding cardiotrophin-like cytokine factor 1 yields the protein MRRFCGALQHQLLLLLAAAMATALDSSHNLASERSSIESTYELTKYLEYQLKEIKVIYLTYLGPPFNEKDFSPPRPNSTALSLPSAATRLELWHGLENQARLAQNQKAYSVLLAAVRELARSTLCPSLKTSLLHFCTGLDGLLGSISALMTTLGYALPPSSANMGTNGGELQYPLRGAGGDRPAPLMSQSLYRSRAGTRTQSSQRNNQRRSGTRVVRGEREDSVGGRRGKEGRRADAAAAGGRSGGSREKGRGERGRRGRREEPESWKWAAGEEERAGEWEEEAQEEQGGEERWERRRLLSISEDGEKERQFEPRVEVSYPGTDGSLQQPTIQTISNQYSYNLNSHHIDTLRKEDGFIVERRGVIVAEERQTNMEASSSSSTFYHQRRPPRSLLSPTLQPPLSTLSLLYQFGAGEEHTLLSQPVPLSLQRGTSLLSPPLTPLLSSTSSTSSSLLSVRPTMNDFARKVEGFWILRELQSWLWRSAKDFNRLKKRLRG from the exons ATGAGGAGGTTTTGCGGAG CACTTCAACACCAGCTCCTCCTGCTATTGGCTGCTGCCATGGCGACAGCCCTTGATTCTTCACACAACCTGGCCAGTGAGAGGAGTTCAATAGAAAGCACATATGAGCTGACCAAATACCTGGAGTATCAGCTCAAGGAAATCAAAGTCATATAT CTGACCTACCTTGGCCCCCCATTCAATGAGAAAGACTTCTCCCCTCCTCGACCCAACAGTACCGCTCTGTCCCTGCCCAGCGCTGCCACCCGCCTGGAGCTGTGGCACGGCCTGGAAAACCAAGCTCGGCTCGCCCAGAACCAGAAGGCCTACTCTGTCCTGCTGGCAGCCGTCAGGGAGTTGGCCCGCTCCACCCTCTGCCCCTCCCTCAAAACCTCACTACTGCACTTTTGCACAGGCCTGGATGGCCTGCTGGGCTCCATATCGGCACTGATGACCACCCTCGGTTACGCACTTCCACCTTCATCTGCAAACATGGGAACTAACGGCGGAGAGCTGCAGTACCCTCTGAGGGGGGCAGGAGGTGACCGGCCTGCTCCACTCATGAGCCAGAGCCTTTACAGGTCCAGAGCCGGGACGAGGACACAGTCCAGTCAGCGCAACAACCAAAGAAGAAGCGGGACAAGGGTGgtcagaggagagagggaggacagtgTCGGAGGGCGGAGAGggaaagaggggaggagggcGGACGCGGCCGCAGCTGGAGGAAGGAGTGGGGGATCTAGGGAGAagggaagaggagaaagagggaggagagggaggagggaagagccagagagctggaaGTGGGCTgctggagaagaagagagagcaggagaatgGGAAGAGGAGGCACAGGAGGaacagggaggggaggagagatgGGAGAGGAGACGGTTGTTGAGTATTAGTGAggatggagagaaggagaggcagTTTGAACCCAGGGTAGAAGTGTCGTACCCCGGCACAGACGGCTCCCTCCAACAACCAACCATCCAAACCATCAGCAATCAGTACAGCTACAACCTGAACTCACATCACATCGACACACTCAGAAAAGAAGATGGATTCATTGTAGAGAGAAGAGGGGTAATAGTGGCGGAGGAGAGGCAAACAAACATGGAagcttcctcctcttcctccactttCTATCATCAACGTCGGCCTCCTCGCTCCCTCCTCTCCCCCACCCTCCAACCTCCTCTGTCCACCCTCTCTCTGCTCTACCAGTTCGGAGCAGGTGAGGAGCACACCCTCCTCTCCCAGcctgtccctctgtctttaCAAAGGGGCACCTCCCTCCTTTCACCTCCTCTGACTCCGCTCCTTtcttccacctcctccacctcctcttcgcTGTTGTCGGTGCGGCCGACGATGAACGACTTTGCCAGGAAAGTGGAGGGGTTCTGGATATtgagagagctgcagagttggCTGTGGCGGTCGGCGAAGGACTTTAACCGCCTCAAGAAGAGACTCAGAGGCTGA